A part of Thermococcus sp. SY098 genomic DNA contains:
- a CDS encoding glycine C-acetyltransferase has protein sequence MGKLDWITEELNELKEKGLYVRIRVLQSAQGPWVVVDGKKVLNMCSNNYLGLAAHPKIKEAAIRAILDYGVGAGAVRTIAGTMELHVELEEKLAKFKKREAAILFQSGYNANLGAISALITKKDNGVFISEELNHASIIDGMRLSGAPKVIYKHLDMEDLKKKLEETKNYKKKLIVTDGVFSMDGDLAPLPEIVELAEQYDAMVYVDDAHGEGVLGDHGRGIVDHYKLHDRVDFEMGTLSKAFGVIGGYVAGSEEAIEYLKQRGRPFLFSSALNPPDVAAAIAAVEILQHSDELVKKLWDNTHFLQKGLRDLGYDLGNTKHPITPVMLYDEKLAQEFSRRLYEEYNIFAQAIVYPTVPLGTARIRLEPSAAHSKEDLQYVIDAFEDLGKKTGFLK, from the coding sequence ATGGGGAAGCTTGACTGGATTACCGAAGAATTAAACGAGCTTAAAGAAAAAGGTCTCTACGTCAGGATTAGAGTTCTTCAAAGTGCTCAAGGCCCATGGGTAGTCGTTGATGGAAAGAAGGTTTTGAACATGTGTTCAAACAACTATCTTGGCTTGGCTGCACATCCAAAAATTAAGGAGGCAGCAATAAGAGCTATTCTCGACTATGGTGTCGGTGCTGGAGCAGTAAGAACAATTGCCGGAACAATGGAGCTTCACGTTGAACTTGAAGAAAAGCTTGCGAAGTTTAAAAAGAGAGAAGCGGCAATCCTATTCCAGAGCGGCTATAATGCCAACTTGGGCGCAATAAGTGCCTTGATAACTAAGAAGGACAACGGTGTCTTTATCAGTGAGGAACTCAATCATGCGAGCATAATCGATGGCATGCGCTTGAGCGGTGCTCCAAAGGTTATCTACAAGCACCTCGATATGGAGGACTTAAAGAAGAAGCTTGAGGAGACAAAGAACTACAAGAAGAAGCTCATTGTTACCGATGGGGTATTCAGCATGGATGGTGACCTTGCACCATTGCCGGAGATCGTTGAGTTAGCCGAGCAGTATGATGCAATGGTTTACGTTGACGATGCTCACGGTGAAGGTGTTTTAGGAGACCACGGAAGGGGTATCGTTGACCACTACAAGCTCCACGACAGAGTTGACTTTGAAATGGGCACGCTGAGTAAAGCATTTGGTGTCATCGGTGGCTATGTTGCAGGTTCTGAGGAGGCTATTGAGTACCTGAAACAGAGAGGAAGACCATTCCTGTTCTCAAGTGCATTAAATCCACCAGACGTCGCTGCTGCAATAGCTGCCGTTGAGATCCTTCAGCACAGTGATGAACTTGTCAAGAAGCTCTGGGACAACACCCACTTCCTCCAGAAAGGTTTAAGAGACTTAGGCTATGATCTTGGAAACACCAAGCATCCAATTACCCCGGTCATGCTCTACGATGAGAAATTGGCTCAGGAGTTCTCGAGGAGATTATATGAGGAGTATAACATCTTTGCACAGGCAATCGTTTATCCAACGGTTCCATTGGGAACCGCTCGTATCAGACTTGAGCCTTCAGCAGCTCACAGCAAGGAAGATTTGCAATATGTTATTGATGCCTTTGAAGACCTTGGAAAGAAGACTGGCTTTTTGAAGTGA
- a CDS encoding ASCH domain-containing protein produces the protein MKGLIVKEPFASWIVEGKKVWEIRKSRTKIRGEIFIISKKKAIGKVKLVDVLGPFTPEELAYHKDKHLADYEFLKRYAKGKKLYAWVLSNPQKFEEPKEVIMANGAQIWVNIRGFKT, from the coding sequence ATGAAGGGATTGATAGTAAAAGAACCATTTGCTTCGTGGATCGTTGAAGGTAAAAAAGTTTGGGAGATCAGAAAGAGCAGAACAAAAATTAGAGGAGAGATTTTTATAATAAGCAAAAAGAAGGCAATAGGGAAAGTTAAGTTGGTTGATGTCCTTGGGCCATTTACGCCAGAAGAACTGGCATATCACAAAGATAAGCACTTGGCAGACTATGAATTTTTAAAGAGATATGCAAAGGGAAAGAAGCTTTATGCCTGGGTATTATCAAATCCCCAAAAATTTGAAGAGCCCAAGGAAGTCATTATGGCAAACGGTGCCCAGATATGGGTCAACATCAGGGGGTTTAAAACATGA
- a CDS encoding DUF835 domain-containing protein, translating to MCMESVTLSLIFGSALLIIGIYGTVIAWRFYIFLDSPADKFALQVMVAFIFFGVLGGGAVVGSAFFEGIWWPFIALFTMSGFLILAFSSLHYLRLLYEEFGSKVNSREERKHIPVGGFIIESLEGIKTLLKYLSSKSGGLFVISRRPQDEWEEEFGIKPTKYLWLSRVEEKHSVSPSNLHVILEEAVRFMRIRKNSVIYIEGIEYLMLYNDFRSVAKFLFTLKDYATVEKSVLLIFISPGALEKSHYNILRRELEVLDPEKFLEEIMGTALFGAVAREEVERITTEKAFK from the coding sequence ATGTGCATGGAAAGTGTCACTTTATCACTAATTTTTGGGAGTGCCCTGCTTATTATTGGGATATATGGAACTGTCATAGCTTGGAGATTTTACATTTTTCTTGATTCTCCTGCTGATAAGTTTGCACTGCAGGTTATGGTTGCCTTTATCTTCTTTGGGGTTCTTGGGGGAGGTGCTGTAGTAGGATCTGCGTTTTTTGAAGGGATATGGTGGCCGTTTATTGCACTTTTTACAATGTCTGGCTTTTTAATTTTGGCATTCTCCTCCCTTCACTACTTAAGACTGCTATATGAAGAGTTCGGCTCTAAAGTTAATTCAAGAGAGGAGAGAAAACACATTCCGGTTGGAGGATTCATCATTGAAAGTTTGGAAGGAATCAAGACGCTCCTTAAATATCTCTCTTCAAAATCAGGTGGTTTATTTGTAATTAGCCGACGTCCACAGGATGAATGGGAAGAAGAATTTGGGATAAAACCAACCAAGTATCTTTGGCTGAGTAGAGTGGAGGAGAAGCACTCTGTAAGCCCCAGCAATTTGCATGTGATCTTAGAGGAGGCAGTTAGGTTTATGAGAATTAGGAAGAACAGTGTTATTTACATCGAAGGGATCGAATATCTGATGCTCTATAATGACTTTAGGTCTGTGGCAAAATTTCTCTTCACGTTAAAAGATTATGCGACTGTTGAGAAGTCAGTTCTGCTGATTTTTATATCCCCCGGCGCATTGGAAAAGTCCCACTATAACATCCTGAGAAGGGAGCTTGAGGTATTGGATCCAGAAAAGTTCTTAGAAGAGATCATGGGAACTGCACTGTTTGGAGCTGTCGCCAGAGAGGAGGTTGAGAGAATAACAACTGAAAAAGCCTTTAAATGA
- a CDS encoding DUF1614 domain-containing protein codes for MKKFFFLPVSLPFLILLLLLIPILFLLFAGTITLAFQKLGLPLPVAYTLFWASLIGSFINIPIAETKTYAPILKIREVSFFGIRYPVPYIDWGEQKMVIAINVGGALVPLSIVTYELLRFAIAGNMELIIRILVAILIATIFSNFFSKPVKGLGIAIPTFIPPLIAASLAFLLGGPNKPAIAYASGTMGVLIGADLLNWNRIKELGAPMVSIGGAGTFDGIFLAGIIAVLLV; via the coding sequence ATGAAAAAGTTCTTCTTCCTTCCAGTAAGCTTGCCCTTCCTTATACTCCTCCTGCTGCTAATACCCATATTGTTTCTGCTTTTTGCAGGAACTATAACACTCGCATTTCAAAAGCTTGGACTTCCTCTCCCAGTTGCCTATACCTTATTCTGGGCATCACTAATTGGCAGCTTTATAAATATCCCCATAGCCGAGACCAAGACATATGCACCAATTTTAAAGATTAGAGAAGTCAGCTTCTTTGGCATCAGATATCCAGTTCCCTACATTGATTGGGGAGAGCAAAAAATGGTTATTGCAATAAACGTAGGAGGAGCCCTTGTTCCTTTGAGCATAGTTACTTATGAACTTCTTAGATTCGCCATTGCTGGGAACATGGAGTTAATTATTAGGATCCTTGTAGCAATATTGATAGCTACAATATTCAGCAATTTTTTCTCCAAGCCTGTAAAAGGACTTGGAATAGCAATTCCAACATTTATCCCACCTTTAATAGCTGCATCCTTGGCTTTCCTTCTTGGAGGCCCTAACAAGCCAGCTATAGCATATGCAAGCGGCACCATGGGAGTTTTAATTGGGGCAGATCTACTTAACTGGAATAGAATCAAAGAACTTGGTGCTCCCATGGTAAGTATTGGAGGGGCTGGAACATTTGATGGCATTTTCCTTGCCGGTATAATTGCGGTATTGCTGGTTTAG
- the moaA gene encoding GTP 3',8-cyclase MoaA, with amino-acid sequence MVLVDRFGRPVTNLRISVTEECNLSCFYCHREGQMKGKRQMTPQEIERIVKVASNLGIKKVKLTGGEPTIRSDIVEIVKRIRPYVVDLSMTTNGTVMHRLAEELKAAGLDRVNISLDTLDREKYKKITGFDVLPWVLKGIEKSVKLFKLVKLNMVVMRDLNHEEIWDMINYAAKIGAVLQLIEIEVPREMTESWFFKRYFYPLKPLEDEFSKKAVEIRERRMHRRKKYFIPTENGIAEVEVVRSMHNTVFCANCTRIRLTSDGYLKTCLLRRDDLVDILTPIRNGATDEELIEIFKQAIMLRRPYWV; translated from the coding sequence ATGGTTTTAGTTGACAGATTCGGGAGACCAGTGACAAACCTCAGAATATCTGTAACTGAAGAATGCAATTTAAGTTGTTTCTACTGTCATAGAGAGGGTCAAATGAAAGGAAAAAGACAAATGACACCCCAAGAAATTGAAAGAATAGTTAAAGTTGCCTCCAATCTGGGTATAAAGAAGGTAAAACTAACTGGTGGAGAACCTACAATAAGGAGTGACATTGTAGAAATTGTTAAGCGGATACGGCCATACGTTGTTGATCTATCTATGACAACCAATGGGACTGTCATGCACAGGCTTGCTGAAGAGCTTAAAGCGGCGGGCTTAGATAGAGTAAACATAAGTCTTGATACCTTGGATAGAGAAAAGTACAAAAAAATAACTGGATTTGATGTTCTTCCCTGGGTCTTAAAAGGTATTGAAAAATCTGTCAAACTGTTTAAGCTGGTTAAACTCAATATGGTGGTCATGAGGGACTTAAATCATGAGGAGATATGGGATATGATAAACTATGCAGCTAAAATTGGTGCAGTTCTCCAACTCATAGAGATTGAAGTTCCTCGTGAAATGACTGAATCTTGGTTCTTTAAACGGTACTTTTATCCATTAAAGCCTCTTGAAGACGAATTCTCAAAAAAAGCTGTTGAGATAAGGGAAAGGAGAATGCACAGAAGGAAGAAGTACTTTATTCCGACTGAAAATGGAATTGCTGAAGTTGAAGTTGTTCGCTCAATGCACAACACAGTATTTTGTGCAAATTGCACAAGAATAAGACTTACTTCTGATGGGTACTTAAAGACATGCCTTTTGAGGAGGGACGATTTAGTTGATATTCTGACCCCTATCAGAAATGGGGCCACAGATGAAGAGCTCATTGAAATCTTTAAGCAAGCAATAATGTTAAGACGGCCATATTGGGTATGA
- a CDS encoding replication factor C small subunit, with the protein MSEEVKEVKILEKPWVEKYRPQRLDDIVGQDHIVKRLKHYVKTGSMPHLLFAGPPGVGKTTAALCLTRELFGEHWRHNFLELNASDERGINVIREKVKEFARTKPIGGASFKIIFLDEADALTQDAQQALRRMMEMFSNNVRFILSCNYSSKIIEPIQSRCAIFRFRPLKDEDIAKRIRFIAENEGLELTEEGLQALLYIAEGDLRRAINVLQAAAALDTKITDENVFLVASRARPEDVREMMLMALEGNFLKAREKLREILLKQGLSGEDILIQMHKEVFNLPISEPKKVALADKIGEYNFRLVEGANEMIQLEALLAQFTLLGK; encoded by the coding sequence ATGAGCGAAGAGGTCAAAGAAGTTAAAATTCTGGAAAAACCATGGGTTGAGAAGTACAGACCACAGAGATTAGATGACATTGTTGGACAAGATCATATAGTCAAGAGGCTCAAGCATTACGTTAAAACAGGCTCGATGCCCCACCTTCTATTCGCTGGCCCTCCTGGTGTTGGAAAAACGACTGCAGCTTTGTGTTTAACCAGAGAGCTCTTTGGAGAACACTGGAGACATAACTTTCTTGAGCTAAACGCTTCTGATGAGCGTGGAATTAACGTTATTAGAGAAAAAGTCAAAGAATTCGCAAGAACAAAACCAATTGGTGGAGCAAGCTTTAAGATAATCTTCCTTGATGAGGCAGATGCTTTAACACAAGACGCCCAGCAGGCATTGAGAAGAATGATGGAGATGTTCTCGAACAACGTTCGCTTTATATTAAGCTGTAATTATTCGTCAAAGATTATTGAGCCGATTCAGTCGAGATGTGCAATATTCAGGTTCAGACCCCTTAAGGATGAAGATATTGCAAAGAGAATCAGGTTTATAGCGGAGAACGAAGGACTGGAGCTAACTGAAGAAGGGCTCCAAGCACTCTTATATATAGCCGAGGGAGACTTAAGAAGAGCAATTAACGTTCTCCAAGCCGCTGCAGCACTTGACACAAAGATTACAGACGAAAATGTGTTCCTTGTTGCAAGCAGGGCAAGACCAGAAGATGTTAGGGAAATGATGCTCATGGCATTGGAGGGTAATTTCCTCAAAGCGAGGGAGAAGCTCAGAGAAATTCTCCTTAAGCAGGGCTTAAGTGGAGAAGACATTCTTATTCAAATGCATAAAGAAGTGTTTAACCTGCCAATAAGCGAGCCCAAGAAAGTTGCTTTAGCCGATAAGATTGGAGAGTACAACTTTAGGCTGGTTGAGGGAGCAAATGAAATGATTCAGCTTGAGGCTCTGCTTGCCCAGTTTACCCTGCTGGGCAAATGA
- a CDS encoding ribonuclease E/G, producing MSTNSGVSVRIRGIYSTALTKLLLDKGFKISQPSQKIAERLRIEKTYSEFDVDIYDRKDGRGVILVGTKVDDVKNVFEEEFIDVFFRKMPYQLYGIYKGIVVKRDEQYLYVDIGSAIGTVLIEEMPDAAEGDEVLVQVKKHNLLPHLSTLLTIPGDYAVLIPKPIGAQRHVKISRKIRDPEERERLRILGLSVDLGEWGILWRTAAAYKDWNTLRDELVNLSKIADKLKDADKYSAPTRIIEGRDIYEVEFGGGTRKKLDNIRNEVLPTIEGHHQFKAYDPEFSFAVEIAEGILSKMPSQRIKVREGFMEALIDNKGPKIGWLFTLEHIKPDGQKVRIGPGEILEVSINPLKIKIKRSLKPGKVYDGLELPIEYGDYAITEIEEGKWWYKHSYYDKDGNLKGEYYNINTPIEIYPDRARYIDLEVDIVKWPDGKKEIIDKDDLRRHYEEGIISEKLYKATLRITQEVFEKI from the coding sequence GTGTCTACAAACTCAGGGGTTTCGGTGAGGATTAGAGGGATATACAGCACAGCATTGACAAAGCTTCTGTTAGATAAAGGGTTTAAAATCAGCCAGCCCAGTCAGAAGATTGCAGAAAGATTAAGAATTGAAAAGACATACAGTGAATTTGATGTTGATATTTACGACAGAAAAGACGGTAGGGGCGTTATTTTAGTTGGAACCAAAGTTGATGATGTTAAAAATGTTTTTGAGGAGGAATTTATAGACGTATTTTTTAGAAAAATGCCATACCAACTCTATGGCATCTACAAGGGAATAGTGGTCAAAAGGGATGAGCAGTATCTATACGTTGACATAGGGAGTGCCATTGGGACTGTGCTTATAGAAGAAATGCCTGATGCTGCAGAAGGCGATGAAGTTTTAGTCCAAGTTAAAAAGCACAATCTGCTTCCTCATCTCAGTACATTACTGACAATCCCCGGGGATTATGCTGTGCTGATACCCAAACCAATTGGTGCTCAGAGGCATGTAAAAATCTCAAGAAAGATAAGAGATCCAGAAGAAAGAGAAAGACTCAGAATTCTGGGGTTGAGTGTTGACCTAGGTGAATGGGGAATACTCTGGAGAACCGCTGCCGCATACAAAGACTGGAATACTCTAAGAGACGAGCTCGTAAATCTGTCAAAAATTGCGGATAAGTTAAAGGATGCTGATAAATACTCTGCACCTACAAGAATAATTGAGGGAAGGGACATATATGAAGTGGAGTTCGGAGGAGGCACAAGGAAAAAACTTGACAACATTAGAAATGAGGTTCTGCCAACAATAGAAGGTCATCACCAGTTTAAGGCATATGATCCAGAGTTTAGCTTTGCCGTTGAAATCGCCGAAGGGATACTCTCCAAAATGCCATCTCAAAGGATTAAGGTCAGGGAGGGCTTCATGGAGGCATTGATCGATAATAAAGGACCAAAAATAGGATGGCTATTTACCTTAGAACACATAAAGCCAGATGGGCAGAAGGTGAGAATAGGGCCAGGAGAGATCTTAGAAGTGTCAATAAATCCCCTGAAGATAAAGATAAAGAGAAGTCTCAAACCAGGAAAAGTGTACGATGGACTGGAGCTACCAATTGAATATGGAGACTACGCAATAACTGAAATAGAGGAAGGTAAATGGTGGTACAAACACAGCTACTATGACAAAGACGGCAATCTAAAGGGCGAGTATTACAACATAAATACGCCAATTGAAATATATCCCGACAGGGCAAGATACATAGATCTCGAAGTTGATATTGTAAAGTGGCCTGACGGGAAGAAAGAGATAATTGACAAGGATGACCTACGCAGGCATTACGAAGAAGGCATAATAAGTGAGAAGCTGTATAAAGCAACACTACGCATAACTCAAGAGGTCTTTGAGAAGATCTAA
- a CDS encoding replication factor C large subunit, whose amino-acid sequence MDIPWVEKYRPKRLREIVNQRQALEKVEAWIKQWVHGTPKKKALLLAGPPGSGKTTTVYALANEYKFEVIELNASDERTFEKIRRYLDAAYTMDIFGRRRKLIFLDEADNIEPSGAHEIAKLIDRARNPIIMAANKYWEVPAEIRNKAEVVEYKRLTQRDIMQALFRIIKAEGIFVPKEIVAEIAKRASGDLRAAINDLQTVVAGGIEDAREVLAYRDVEKTIFQALGLIFGSDNAKRAKMATWNLDMTPDELLLWVDENIPYIYYKPEDIAEAYNAISRADIYLGRAKRSGNYGLWKYAIDMMTAGVAVSGMKKKGFLKFYPPKTLRMLKDTKEERGIRDSIIKKIMKQMHMSKLEAIETMQIFKTIFENNLDVAAHIAVFLDLGDKEIEFLAGDKEKATKIKGKTLSIHRKLKKAGIEIKVEIEEEASREIEEEEIREEPEEETAEAESEEVSEEGEESKEIEKEIEEADWEKEEKPKKEEKIDRAKKKGKQATLFDFLKK is encoded by the coding sequence ATGGATATCCCCTGGGTTGAGAAGTACCGTCCAAAAAGGCTGAGAGAGATAGTCAATCAAAGGCAGGCTCTTGAAAAAGTCGAAGCATGGATTAAGCAGTGGGTTCATGGAACTCCAAAGAAAAAGGCTCTCCTCCTTGCAGGCCCACCGGGAAGTGGAAAGACTACCACAGTCTATGCCTTGGCTAATGAGTATAAGTTCGAAGTCATCGAGCTCAATGCAAGCGATGAAAGAACCTTCGAGAAAATAAGGAGATACCTTGATGCCGCGTATACAATGGACATTTTTGGAAGGAGGAGAAAGCTGATATTTCTTGATGAAGCCGACAACATTGAGCCAAGCGGCGCTCACGAGATAGCAAAGCTCATAGACAGGGCAAGAAACCCCATAATCATGGCCGCCAATAAGTACTGGGAAGTGCCCGCTGAGATAAGAAATAAAGCCGAGGTCGTTGAATACAAGAGATTGACTCAGAGAGACATCATGCAGGCACTTTTCAGAATTATTAAGGCAGAGGGCATATTTGTTCCAAAGGAGATAGTGGCAGAGATAGCAAAAAGGGCAAGCGGAGATTTAAGAGCAGCAATAAATGATCTGCAAACTGTAGTTGCCGGCGGAATAGAGGACGCAAGGGAAGTGCTTGCTTACAGAGATGTGGAAAAAACAATCTTTCAAGCACTTGGACTGATCTTTGGAAGCGATAACGCAAAGAGGGCTAAAATGGCGACATGGAACTTGGATATGACACCCGACGAGCTCCTTCTCTGGGTTGATGAAAACATCCCCTATATCTACTATAAACCGGAAGATATTGCTGAAGCTTACAACGCCATAAGCAGAGCTGATATCTATTTAGGAAGGGCTAAACGAAGCGGAAACTACGGGCTGTGGAAGTATGCAATAGACATGATGACGGCAGGGGTTGCAGTTTCAGGAATGAAAAAGAAGGGCTTCCTCAAATTCTATCCTCCAAAGACTCTTAGAATGCTTAAGGATACAAAGGAAGAGAGGGGAATTAGGGATTCAATTATCAAGAAAATCATGAAGCAGATGCACATGAGCAAGCTTGAAGCTATCGAGACGATGCAGATATTCAAAACAATCTTCGAAAACAACTTAGACGTCGCTGCTCATATAGCTGTTTTTTTGGACTTGGGAGACAAAGAGATAGAGTTCTTAGCTGGAGACAAAGAAAAAGCAACGAAAATTAAGGGCAAAACACTCTCAATTCACAGAAAGCTCAAAAAAGCTGGAATTGAGATAAAAGTTGAGATAGAAGAAGAGGCCTCCAGAGAGATCGAAGAGGAAGAAATTAGAGAAGAACCCGAGGAAGAAACTGCAGAAGCAGAGAGTGAAGAAGTTTCTGAGGAAGGGGAAGAAAGCAAAGAAATCGAAAAGGAGATAGAAGAGGCAGACTGGGAGAAAGAAGAAAAACCCAAGAAGGAGGAGAAGATCGACAGAGCAAAGAAGAAAGGCAAGCAAGCAACACTGTTTGACTTTCTAAAGAAATGA
- the taw22 gene encoding tRNA (guanine(37)-N1)/4-demethylwyosine(37)-methyltransferase Taw22 — protein MPAVRVQKHEAEKVKNLLKKLGLYDGKRKPKREENFVLLPVVSTPKLMELGFEVIDVELPFRPERQIYKNLENVLAERLTKEELAYLRRYDIIGDIAVIQIPKELEHRQRDIIEALLIVHPFVKVIAKRGVHEGKFRVREYEVIWGEKRLATVHKENGVKIKVDLSRVFFNPRMKGERYRLAQLVQDGERILLMFAGVLPYALVIARFRNVEIVAIELNEDAVKLGLENIELNKDKLRGKIKVIHGDVFEVVPKLGTFDRVISPTPKGIDALSLALSKAEKWVHYYDFVHEDRFNEFKKRIEKECQKLGKQCEVRIKKIADYKPHVYKVCADIKLF, from the coding sequence ATGCCAGCAGTGAGAGTTCAAAAGCATGAAGCAGAGAAAGTTAAGAATCTTCTGAAGAAACTTGGGTTATATGATGGAAAAAGAAAGCCCAAACGTGAAGAGAACTTTGTTCTTTTGCCTGTTGTTAGTACCCCGAAGCTTATGGAGCTTGGGTTTGAAGTCATAGATGTGGAATTACCATTTAGACCTGAGAGGCAGATATACAAAAACCTTGAGAATGTTCTGGCTGAGAGGCTTACAAAAGAGGAGCTTGCATATTTAAGGAGATACGATATAATAGGGGATATAGCTGTTATTCAGATCCCAAAGGAGCTCGAACATAGACAAAGAGATATTATTGAAGCTCTTCTGATCGTTCACCCATTTGTAAAGGTGATTGCCAAAAGAGGAGTCCATGAAGGAAAGTTCAGAGTGAGAGAGTATGAGGTAATTTGGGGTGAGAAAAGGCTGGCAACAGTTCATAAAGAGAATGGTGTTAAAATTAAGGTTGACTTAAGCAGAGTTTTTTTCAACCCACGAATGAAAGGCGAACGATACAGACTGGCTCAGCTTGTTCAAGATGGTGAGAGAATTCTTTTGATGTTTGCAGGTGTATTGCCTTATGCACTCGTTATTGCCCGCTTTAGGAACGTTGAAATCGTTGCGATAGAGCTTAACGAGGATGCAGTAAAACTCGGGTTGGAAAATATTGAACTCAATAAGGACAAACTTAGGGGTAAAATTAAGGTAATTCATGGGGATGTTTTTGAAGTTGTTCCCAAGCTTGGGACTTTTGACAGGGTGATAAGTCCAACCCCGAAGGGCATTGATGCCCTGAGTTTGGCTTTAAGTAAAGCTGAGAAGTGGGTTCACTATTATGACTTTGTTCATGAAGATAGATTTAATGAGTTTAAGAAACGGATTGAGAAGGAATGTCAAAAGCTTGGAAAGCAGTGCGAAGTGAGGATAAAGAAAATAGCAGACTATAAACCGCATGTTTACAAGGTTTGCGCTGATATTAAGCTTTTTTAA
- a CDS encoding MBL fold metallo-hydrolase, whose product MKIVWYGHACFLIETSGVRILIDPYPDVDDDKIGEVDYILVTHEHSDHYGKTPLLARLRKAKVIGPKTVYLMAISDGITDVQAIEEGEELQLKNGIRIRGTYAEHPSSQYPLGYLIFGDKRVWHTGDTYYTPLFNKLRGMVDILLVPISGRSTASEREAADIIEAVRPRIVIPMHYGVYGSGSVEKLQQELRKRRVWVLVKPLSIGEAFHV is encoded by the coding sequence ATGAAAATTGTGTGGTATGGTCACGCATGCTTTCTCATTGAGACAAGTGGAGTGAGAATTCTGATAGACCCCTATCCGGATGTTGACGATGATAAAATTGGGGAAGTTGATTACATTCTCGTAACTCATGAGCACAGTGACCACTATGGAAAAACACCTCTTTTGGCAAGACTGAGAAAGGCAAAGGTTATTGGGCCAAAAACTGTCTATTTAATGGCAATCAGTGATGGAATAACCGATGTTCAAGCTATTGAGGAGGGAGAAGAACTTCAGCTTAAAAACGGGATCAGGATTAGGGGGACATATGCTGAACATCCCTCAAGTCAGTACCCCCTCGGGTATTTGATATTTGGAGATAAGAGGGTCTGGCATACTGGAGACACCTACTATACACCACTTTTTAATAAACTTAGAGGGATGGTAGATATACTCCTTGTCCCGATAAGCGGTCGCTCCACAGCCAGTGAGCGGGAAGCTGCTGATATAATTGAAGCCGTGAGACCAAGAATAGTCATACCGATGCACTATGGAGTTTATGGGTCGGGAAGTGTCGAAAAACTTCAGCAGGAACTTAGAAAGAGGAGAGTCTGGGTGTTGGTAAAACCTTTGAGTATCGGGGAAGCTTTTCATGTATGA
- the radB gene encoding DNA repair and recombination protein RadB, producing MEKLTTGSKSLDELLGGGIERGVLTQIYGAFATGKTTLAMQIGMLNKGKVVYIDTEGGFSPERLKLMAEKRGIDPEETLQKFIIFEPHNFREQKRVISKLKTIVNNRFALIVVDSVTSHYRIEKDRQSLNVELGKQLQVLLWLARKYNIATIVINQVYFDSNSGSLKPIAEHTLGYKCKDILRLEKLSKPGIRIAVLERHRFRPEGGIVYFKITDKGIEDV from the coding sequence ATGGAGAAATTAACAACAGGCAGCAAGAGCTTGGATGAGCTTTTGGGAGGAGGTATTGAAAGAGGGGTGCTAACTCAGATATATGGTGCATTTGCCACTGGAAAAACCACGCTGGCAATGCAGATCGGCATGCTGAACAAGGGCAAAGTGGTATACATAGATACGGAAGGAGGTTTTTCACCAGAAAGGCTTAAGCTGATGGCAGAGAAAAGGGGCATTGATCCCGAAGAGACCCTTCAAAAGTTCATAATTTTTGAACCTCATAATTTTAGAGAGCAGAAGAGAGTCATATCAAAACTTAAGACTATTGTAAATAACCGCTTTGCCCTTATTGTTGTTGATTCTGTAACATCTCATTATAGGATAGAAAAAGATCGGCAAAGTTTAAATGTGGAGCTGGGAAAACAACTTCAAGTTCTCTTGTGGCTTGCAAGGAAGTACAATATTGCTACCATAGTTATTAATCAGGTCTATTTTGATTCAAATTCCGGCTCATTAAAGCCAATTGCAGAACATACTTTGGGCTACAAATGCAAGGACATACTTAGACTTGAAAAGCTCAGCAAGCCGGGCATAAGAATAGCTGTTTTAGAAAGACATCGTTTTAGACCTGAAGGTGGGATAGTTTACTTTAAAATCACGGATAAGGGCATTGAGGATGTTTGA
- a CDS encoding metal-dependent hydrolase codes for MDPLKHASIPLLAFLAISKSPSLASVAVLVFGAIFPDFDVLFEEHRGYFHSLLFIIPIFCAFVLHPKPLPLAVCLWA; via the coding sequence ATGGATCCCCTAAAACATGCATCAATTCCTTTACTTGCATTTTTGGCCATCAGCAAAAGTCCAAGCTTAGCTTCGGTCGCTGTTCTTGTATTTGGTGCTATATTCCCTGATTTTGATGTCCTTTTTGAGGAGCACAGGGGTTATTTTCACTCCCTTCTGTTTATTATACCGATTTTTTGTGCTTTCGTTTTACATCCAAAACCATTACCTTTGGCTGTTTGTCTTTGGGCTTGA